TCCGCGTCCGGCTGCAGCAGCTCCGGCTTGGCCAGCCACTGCTCCATGGACTTGATGCGGCGTTCCAGGCTGCGCTTGTCCTGGTAGCCGTTGGCGATCATCCACTTCAGCAGCGTGATGTTGCTGTTGAGGTACTCGATGATCGGTTCCTTGTTCAGGCGCACGGTGCAGCCGGCCGCGCTGCGCTCGGCCGAGGCGTCACTCAGCTCGAAGGCTTGCTCGACCTTCAGGTCCGGCAGGCCTTCGATCTCCAGGATGCGGCCCGAGAAGATGTTCTTCTTGCCCTGCTTGGCCACCGTCAGCAGGCCCTGCTTGATGGCGTACAGCGGGATCGCGTGCACCAGGTCGCGCAAGGTGATGCCGGGTTGCATCTTGCCCTTGAAACGCACCAGCACCGATTCCGGCATGTCCAGCGGCATCACGCCGGTGGCCGCGGCGAAGGCCACCAGGCCCGAGCCGGCCGGGAAGCTGATGCCGATCGGGAAGCGGGTGTGGCTGTCGCCGCCGGTGCCCACGGTGTCGGGCAGCAGCATGCGGTTGAGCCAGCTGTGGATCACGCCGTCGCCCGGGCGCAGCGCGATGCCGCCGCGGTTGCTGATGAAGGCCGGCAGCTCGCGGTGCATCTTCACGTCCACCGGCTTCGGATAGGCGGCCGTGTGGCAGAAGCTCTGCATCACCAGGTCGGCGCTGAAGCCCAGGCAGGCCAGGTCCTTCAGCTCGTCGCGGGTCATCGGGCCGGTGGTGTCCTGGCTGCCGACGGAGGTCATGCGCGGCTCGCAGTAGGTGCCCGGGCGCACGCCCTGGCCCTCGGGCAGGCCGCAGGCGCGGCCGACCATCTTCTGCGCCAGCGTGTAGCCCTTGGTCGAGGCGCTCGGCGAGGTCGGCAGGCGGAAGGCGGTGGAGGCGCCCAGGCCCAGGAACTCGCGCGCCTTGGCGGTCAGCGAGCGGCCGATGATGAGGTTGATGCGGCCGCCGGCGCGCACTTCGTCCAGCAGCACGTCGCTCTTGAGTGCGAAGCTGGCGATCTGGGTGCCGTTCTTCTCGATCTTGCCGGCATAGGGGTAGACGTCGACCACGTCGCCCATGTCCATGCCGGAGACGTCGACCTCGATCGGCAATGCGCCGGAGTCTTCCTGCGTGTTGAAGAAGATCGGTGCGATCTTGCCACCCAGGCAGATGCCGCCGAAGCGCTTGTTGGGCACGAAGGGAATGTCCTCGCCAGTGGCCCAGATCACGCTGTTGGTGGCCGACTTGCGGCTGGAGCCGGTGCCCACCACGTCGCCGACATAGGCCACCAGGTGGCCCTTTTTCTTCAGCTCTTCAATGAACTGCACCGGGCCGCGCTTGCCATCTTCCTCGGGCGTGATGCCGGGGCGGGCGTTCTTGAGCATCGCCAGGTAGTGCAGCGGGATGTCCGGGCGGCTCCAGGCGTCGGGCGCGGGCGAGAGGTCGTCGGTGTTGGTCTCGCCGGTGACCTTGAACACGGTGACCGTGATCTTCTGCGCCACTTCCGGGCGCGAGGTGAACCACTCGGCGTCCGCCCACGACTGGATGACCGCCTTCGCCTGGGCGTTGCCGGCCTTGGCCTTCTCGGCCACGTCGTGGAAGTAGTCGAACATCAGCAGGGTCTTCTTCAGGCCCTCGGCCGCGACAGCGGCCACTTCGGCGTCGTCCAGCAGCTCGATCAGCGGCTTGACGTTGTAGCCACCCACCATGGTGCCCAGCAGCTCGGTCGCCTTGGCGCGCGAGATCAGCGCCACCTTGACGCTGCCGTCCGCCACCGCGGCCAGGAAGGAAGCCTTCACCTTCGCTGCATCGTCCACGCCCGGCGGCACGCGGTGCGTCAGCAGGTCCAGCAGGAACTGTTCTTCGCCGGCCGGCGGGTTCTTCAGCAGCTCGATCAGCTCGGCGGTCTGCTGGGCAGACAGCGGCAGCGGGGGAATGCCGAGCGCGGCGCGTTCAGCGACGTGGTCGCGGTAGGTTTGCAGCATGTGGGGCTCCGGGGATGGCCGGCCCCTGGCGGGCCGGCGACTTTCGTATTTTATGTCTTATATAAGACTTGCCAAGGCGCGCGGTGTTGAAGACTGCACGGGCGGCGGCAAGCGCAGGGGGCGAGGCACAGGCGCCGAGGACGCAGGAGCCGCAGGGCGGGCTGCCCCGGGCTGCTGCGTCCCCGGTGCTCGCCCGGCCACGGATGGCCGGGCGAAAGGAGTGCGGGAGGTCAGATCACGTACAGGTCCACGTACTCGTGCACCGGCATCGCTTCCAGCGTCTTCTGCTCCAGCGAGACGGCCAGGATGGCGTCCTGCTGCTTCTTCGGGAAGCGGCGGGCCAGGTTGGTGCGGAACTTGGCTTCCAGCAGCGGAATGCCGTCGGCACGGCGGCGCTTGTGGCCAATGGGGTACTCCACCACCACTTCAGGCAGCCGGGTGCCGTCGTTCAGCTCGACGGTCATCGCATTGGCGATCGAGCGCTTC
This genomic stretch from Eleftheria terrae harbors:
- the acnB gene encoding bifunctional aconitate hydratase 2/2-methylisocitrate dehydratase, with the protein product MLQTYRDHVAERAALGIPPLPLSAQQTAELIELLKNPPAGEEQFLLDLLTHRVPPGVDDAAKVKASFLAAVADGSVKVALISRAKATELLGTMVGGYNVKPLIELLDDAEVAAVAAEGLKKTLLMFDYFHDVAEKAKAGNAQAKAVIQSWADAEWFTSRPEVAQKITVTVFKVTGETNTDDLSPAPDAWSRPDIPLHYLAMLKNARPGITPEEDGKRGPVQFIEELKKKGHLVAYVGDVVGTGSSRKSATNSVIWATGEDIPFVPNKRFGGICLGGKIAPIFFNTQEDSGALPIEVDVSGMDMGDVVDVYPYAGKIEKNGTQIASFALKSDVLLDEVRAGGRINLIIGRSLTAKAREFLGLGASTAFRLPTSPSASTKGYTLAQKMVGRACGLPEGQGVRPGTYCEPRMTSVGSQDTTGPMTRDELKDLACLGFSADLVMQSFCHTAAYPKPVDVKMHRELPAFISNRGGIALRPGDGVIHSWLNRMLLPDTVGTGGDSHTRFPIGISFPAGSGLVAFAAATGVMPLDMPESVLVRFKGKMQPGITLRDLVHAIPLYAIKQGLLTVAKQGKKNIFSGRILEIEGLPDLKVEQAFELSDASAERSAAGCTVRLNKEPIIEYLNSNITLLKWMIANGYQDKRSLERRIKSMEQWLAKPELLQPDADAEYAAVIEIDLADINEPIVCCPNDPDDAKTLSDVQGATIDEVFIGSCMTNIGHFRAASKLLEGKRDIPVKLWVAPPTKMDAAELTKEGHYGVLGGAGARMEMPGCSLCMGNQAQVREGATVMSTSTRNFPNRLGKNTNVYLGSAELAAICSKLGRIPTVAEYHADMGVINKDGDKVYRYMNFDQIEEFSDVAKAVAV